The Streptomyces sp. NL15-2K genome contains a region encoding:
- the asnB gene encoding asparagine synthase (glutamine-hydrolyzing) yields MCGITGTYRWPDGKVVTDRLTDTLAHRGPDGAGRYSHSVGDGEVHLGHRRLAIIDLSETGAQPMVSDGLALTYNGELYNAPELRAELAAAGVRFRGTSDTEVLLEAWRRWGTDCLPRLRGMFAFGIFDERTGELVLARDQLGIKPLFLLRRGAGLAFASELKALAAATGGKLEVDHAALVASLLYYWVPDSRCAFREAEKLPPGSWMRFRPDGRVERGRFWNLKDVAAEGRERARAGERPDLAALVEESTRRHLLSDVPVATFLSGGLDSSYLTALAARHQPGISAYTIGFRAEDAKFEAMPDDLRYARQVAQRFGVDLHEIEIAPNVLDLLPRMTYHLDEPIGDPAAINTFLICSAAREAGVKVMLSGMGADELFAGYRKHLANLLALRYQRVPRPLRRGVSAAVDRLPVATSRRGYRSVRFAKRFLSFADLPEETAFRRSYTMYDQEELLALVAPDLAGTVEDVLTEHADVYRDNDLDDFVNRMCLADARMFLPGLNLTYTDRSSMAASTEVRVPYVDVEVVKAAFAVPGERKIAGRQGKAVLKEAAGSILPREIVYRPKGLFSAPLRAWMSRDLAPLVREVVNDGELVRSGLLRRDALQRLVAEDAAGQRDYSKHLWHVLTLEYWYRDATSGSGQSTRFTA; encoded by the coding sequence ATGTGTGGCATCACAGGCACTTACCGATGGCCGGACGGGAAGGTCGTGACCGACCGGCTCACCGACACCCTCGCCCACCGCGGCCCGGACGGGGCGGGCCGGTACAGCCACTCCGTCGGTGACGGCGAAGTGCACCTCGGGCACCGCCGGCTGGCCATCATCGACCTGTCCGAGACCGGCGCCCAGCCGATGGTCTCGGACGGCCTCGCCCTGACGTACAACGGCGAGCTGTACAACGCGCCCGAGCTGCGGGCCGAGCTCGCAGCCGCCGGGGTGCGCTTCCGCGGCACCTCCGACACCGAGGTACTGCTGGAGGCCTGGCGGCGCTGGGGCACGGACTGCCTGCCCCGGCTGCGCGGCATGTTCGCGTTCGGGATCTTCGACGAGCGCACCGGTGAACTGGTGCTGGCCCGCGATCAGTTGGGCATCAAGCCGCTGTTCCTGCTCCGGCGCGGCGCGGGCCTCGCGTTCGCCTCCGAGCTCAAGGCGCTCGCCGCCGCGACCGGCGGGAAGCTGGAGGTCGACCATGCGGCGCTGGTGGCCTCGCTGCTGTACTACTGGGTGCCGGACTCGCGCTGCGCGTTCCGCGAGGCGGAGAAGCTGCCGCCGGGGAGCTGGATGAGGTTCCGGCCCGACGGCCGGGTGGAGCGCGGCCGGTTCTGGAACCTGAAGGACGTCGCGGCCGAGGGCCGGGAGCGGGCCCGGGCCGGCGAGCGGCCGGACCTGGCCGCCCTTGTCGAGGAGTCGACCAGGCGCCACCTGCTCTCCGACGTGCCCGTGGCGACGTTCCTCTCCGGCGGCCTCGACTCCAGCTACTTGACCGCCCTTGCGGCCCGCCACCAACCCGGGATCTCCGCCTACACGATCGGATTCCGCGCCGAGGACGCCAAGTTCGAGGCGATGCCGGACGATCTGCGCTACGCCCGTCAGGTGGCCCAGCGGTTCGGCGTCGACCTGCACGAGATCGAGATCGCCCCGAACGTGCTCGACCTGCTGCCGCGGATGACGTACCACCTGGACGAGCCGATCGGCGACCCCGCCGCGATCAACACGTTCCTGATCTGCTCGGCCGCCCGGGAGGCCGGGGTCAAGGTGATGCTCTCGGGGATGGGCGCCGACGAGCTGTTCGCCGGGTACCGCAAGCACCTGGCCAACCTGCTCGCGCTGCGCTACCAGCGCGTGCCGCGGCCCCTGCGGCGCGGGGTGTCCGCGGCCGTGGACCGGCTGCCGGTCGCCACGTCCCGCCGTGGGTACCGGTCGGTGCGCTTCGCGAAGCGGTTCCTGTCCTTCGCCGATCTGCCGGAGGAGACCGCGTTCCGGCGCAGCTACACCATGTACGACCAGGAAGAGCTGCTCGCCCTGGTCGCCCCGGACCTGGCCGGGACGGTCGAGGACGTGCTGACCGAGCACGCGGACGTCTACCGGGACAACGACCTCGACGACTTCGTCAACCGTATGTGCCTGGCCGACGCCCGGATGTTCCTGCCGGGCCTGAACCTCACGTACACGGACCGGTCGAGCATGGCCGCGTCGACCGAGGTGCGGGTGCCGTACGTGGACGTCGAGGTGGTCAAGGCGGCGTTCGCCGTGCCCGGCGAGCGCAAGATCGCCGGACGCCAGGGCAAGGCCGTCCTCAAGGAGGCGGCCGGCTCGATCCTGCCCCGGGAGATCGTCTACCGGCCCAAGGGCCTGTTCAGCGCCCCGCTGCGCGCCTGGATGAGCCGGGACCTGGCACCGCTGGTGCGCGAGGTGGTCAACGACGGCGAGCTCGTCCGCTCCGGGCTCCTGCGCCGCGACGCGCTTCAGCGGCTCGTCGCCGAGGACGCCGCCGGGCAGCGGGACTACTCCAAGCATCTGTGGCATGTGCTGACCCTCGAGTACTGGTATCGCGACGCGACCTCTGGGTCCGGCCAGAGCACTCGGTTTACGGCTTAG
- a CDS encoding Wzz/FepE/Etk N-terminal domain-containing protein: MTTSETSQSSAATPLFDLQALVVAVRRRRRLWGAMALLGLLIGAAVAVLLPPPPSAVTKVLVAHREDQPNDTGTLIRTDVELLGTTRIAEMALHTLKSSEKPEDFMKDYRGAGLTNNLLQITVAGDSDADAVARAKALADAFVADHVRRMRQTAEAEAKALLDQRDRMQDELAQVNKDIGDRSPETESDPRASASIESLFARRAELTSRIADFNQRAEEARVGTPKVIANTQIVDAPRAVRHSLPKAVGTDAAIGLVLGLVLGLALAAVGVVVADRPVLRRDIAANLGASVIAELPRRSGRLWQRRRTRAARMRLTGTLARTVRGSAEPLSLLELGCARSTSAIALDLARAMAAEGPVAVIDGLPGPQLANRRPKPGDPTVVSGERAATVSHQERRLGVGSVAPGTAWTDLQYLGTQTVLVVRAGHGSAAWLHTVARQLADQRIPVIGVVLIDPDPRDRTDGTLWDGLDTALRGQSERLAQQNGGGTSHAVQAVGEGRRRTERLSMWASRVPDNDQEAR, from the coding sequence GTGACGACGAGCGAGACTTCACAGTCGTCGGCCGCCACTCCGCTGTTCGACCTGCAGGCGCTGGTGGTGGCGGTGCGCAGGCGCCGCCGCCTCTGGGGCGCCATGGCGCTGCTCGGGCTGCTGATCGGCGCGGCGGTGGCGGTCCTGCTGCCGCCACCACCGAGCGCGGTGACCAAGGTGCTGGTCGCGCATCGGGAGGACCAGCCGAACGACACCGGGACGCTGATCCGCACCGACGTCGAACTGCTGGGGACCACACGGATCGCCGAAATGGCCCTGCACACCCTCAAGTCCTCGGAAAAGCCTGAGGACTTCATGAAGGACTACCGGGGTGCCGGCCTCACCAACAACCTGCTGCAGATCACCGTGGCAGGTGACAGCGACGCGGATGCGGTGGCCCGGGCCAAGGCGCTGGCCGACGCGTTCGTCGCGGACCATGTGCGGCGGATGCGGCAAACCGCGGAGGCCGAGGCCAAGGCCCTGCTCGACCAGCGTGACCGCATGCAGGACGAGCTCGCACAGGTCAACAAGGACATCGGAGACCGATCGCCGGAGACGGAGAGCGACCCGAGAGCGTCGGCGAGCATCGAGTCGCTCTTCGCCCGCCGGGCCGAGCTCACTTCGCGGATCGCCGACTTCAACCAGCGCGCCGAGGAGGCGCGCGTCGGCACGCCCAAGGTCATCGCCAACACCCAGATCGTGGACGCCCCGCGCGCGGTGCGGCACTCGCTGCCCAAGGCCGTCGGCACCGACGCCGCGATCGGGCTCGTCCTCGGGCTCGTCCTCGGGCTCGCACTTGCGGCGGTCGGCGTCGTGGTGGCGGACCGCCCCGTACTGCGCCGGGACATCGCGGCGAACCTGGGCGCCTCTGTCATCGCGGAGCTGCCCCGCCGGTCGGGCAGGCTGTGGCAGCGCCGACGGACCCGGGCGGCACGGATGAGGCTCACCGGGACCCTGGCCCGCACCGTGCGTGGCTCCGCGGAACCGCTGTCGCTGCTGGAACTGGGCTGTGCGCGCAGCACGAGCGCCATCGCCCTGGACCTCGCCAGGGCGATGGCGGCGGAGGGGCCAGTGGCCGTCATCGACGGTCTGCCAGGCCCGCAGCTCGCAAACCGCCGCCCGAAGCCAGGAGACCCCACCGTGGTCAGCGGCGAGCGTGCCGCGACCGTGTCGCATCAGGAGCGCCGGCTCGGCGTCGGCTCGGTGGCGCCCGGCACGGCGTGGACCGACCTCCAGTACCTCGGCACCCAGACCGTGCTCGTCGTGCGTGCCGGGCACGGCAGCGCCGCATGGCTGCACACCGTGGCGCGGCAGCTCGCGGACCAGCGCATTCCGGTGATCGGTGTGGTGCTGATCGACCCCGATCCGCGTGACCGGACCGACGGCACGCTGTGGGACGGACTGGACACCGCGCTGCGCGGCCAGAGCGAGCGGCTGGCCCAGCAGAACGGTGGGGGTACCTCCCACGCCGTTCAGGCAGTGGGGGAGGGCCGCCGGCGTACGGAGCGGCTGTCGATGTGGGCCTCACGGGTCCCGGACAACGACCAGGAGGCGCGGTAG
- a CDS encoding Wzz/FepE/Etk N-terminal domain-containing protein, whose protein sequence is MSNDTIRLATIGRILRRRWRLLAVLAVVGALVGYGASVVFPPRYTTSASVLLPGQWEERELLTQVDIATSSAVVDRVATKLSWPDVSSAELREQVTAKAADGNIIKISGTADTPERAQQLSDQVADQFIEFAARIAGGDTAPEAAEGPEALRKEVAETNRRITDLANAADPGRTVESVQARTVLEKLRTSLVEAMEKLEQADPANNVAGMVVMGPAARPTGQAPPTRTQLVVAGALLFFLVAVIGHLVAARANRRLGTDQEIAAALGSALLGTVDVPDEGRSHRPEGRGRQALISRLLGVDTRWDLPTPQASGDEDGRRIRYRRVCARLRDRLPAPRQLLVVIPDGDEIALRAAGRLVAEATNDPLLRVVEVSVDRPVVPDRDTESGALVVLSAGSRTAEELAGIAEACADGRHEVVGIVVAAPVRARPARSAGRSADNATEALAVRGRATGGSV, encoded by the coding sequence TTGAGTAATGACACGATCCGTCTGGCAACGATCGGGCGGATTCTCCGTCGACGGTGGCGGCTTCTCGCCGTCCTCGCCGTGGTGGGCGCGCTCGTCGGCTACGGCGCCTCGGTGGTGTTCCCGCCGCGGTACACGACGTCGGCGTCGGTCCTGCTGCCGGGGCAGTGGGAGGAGCGCGAGCTGCTGACCCAGGTCGACATCGCGACCAGTTCCGCGGTGGTCGACCGCGTGGCCACCAAGCTCAGCTGGCCGGACGTCAGCAGCGCCGAGCTGCGTGAGCAGGTGACCGCCAAGGCCGCCGACGGGAACATCATCAAGATCTCGGGTACGGCCGACACCCCGGAGCGCGCTCAGCAGCTTTCCGACCAAGTGGCCGACCAGTTCATCGAGTTCGCCGCGCGCATCGCGGGCGGCGACACCGCCCCCGAAGCGGCCGAGGGGCCCGAGGCGCTGCGCAAGGAGGTGGCGGAGACCAACCGCCGCATCACCGACCTGGCGAACGCGGCCGACCCGGGGCGGACCGTGGAGAGCGTGCAGGCCCGCACCGTGCTCGAGAAGCTGCGGACCTCGCTGGTGGAGGCCATGGAGAAGCTGGAGCAGGCCGACCCGGCGAACAACGTGGCCGGCATGGTCGTCATGGGGCCGGCGGCCCGGCCGACCGGCCAGGCGCCGCCGACGAGGACGCAGCTCGTCGTGGCCGGGGCGCTGCTGTTCTTCCTGGTCGCGGTCATCGGCCATCTCGTCGCCGCACGGGCGAACCGCCGACTGGGCACCGACCAGGAGATCGCCGCGGCGCTCGGCTCGGCGCTTCTCGGCACCGTCGACGTGCCTGATGAAGGGCGCTCGCACCGGCCGGAAGGCCGTGGCCGGCAGGCCTTGATCAGCCGACTCCTCGGCGTGGACACCCGGTGGGACCTACCCACCCCGCAAGCGTCCGGTGACGAGGACGGAAGGCGGATCCGCTACCGGCGCGTGTGCGCCCGCCTCCGGGACCGACTGCCGGCCCCTCGGCAGCTGCTGGTTGTCATACCGGACGGCGACGAGATCGCCCTCCGGGCCGCCGGCCGGCTCGTCGCCGAGGCCACGAACGATCCGCTGCTGCGGGTGGTGGAAGTCTCGGTGGACCGGCCGGTCGTTCCGGACCGCGACACCGAGTCCGGCGCCCTGGTCGTCCTCAGCGCGGGCAGCCGGACCGCGGAGGAGCTCGCCGGCATCGCCGAGGCGTGTGCGGACGGCAGGCACGAGGTCGTCGGCATCGTCGTCGCCGCCCCGGTCCGGGCCCGTCCGGCGCGCTCTGCCGGCCGCTCCGCGGACAACGCCACTGAGGCGCTCGCGGTGCGCGGCCGGGCGACGGGAGGTTCAGTGTGA
- a CDS encoding glycosyltransferase family 4 protein, producing MLGNTTRGDGPDRRALILVENLSVPFDRRVWQECTTLRDAGWEVHVICPRGQKRDTEPEAVIDGVRIHRYPLRAATGGPAGYLREYGSALWHTARLARRVGPVDVVHACNPPDLLFLPALWLKRRGARFVFDQHDLVPELYLSRFDRGEDLLYRAVCALERRTYRAADVVLATNESYRDVAVRRGGRRPEDVFVVRSAPQIDRFQPVPPEPELKRGKPHLLCYLGVMGPQDGVDYALRALAKLRDECGRTDWHAVFVGSGDAFDAMVELSRRLGLSEQVQFTGRIPDADLVRYLSTADVCLSPDPRNPLNDVSTMNKVLEYMAMGRPIVSFDLKEARVSAGDAAVYATANDEAEFAGLIALLLDDPEKRAEMGKIGQERISGPLSWRNSQASLLAAYAAACRDHGPVSASDAVSTGKRPRR from the coding sequence TTGCTTGGTAACACGACCAGGGGCGACGGGCCTGACCGGCGCGCGCTGATCCTGGTGGAGAACCTGTCGGTGCCGTTCGACCGGCGGGTGTGGCAGGAGTGCACGACGCTGCGCGACGCGGGCTGGGAAGTGCACGTCATCTGTCCCCGCGGGCAGAAGCGGGACACGGAGCCGGAGGCGGTGATCGACGGGGTGCGGATCCACCGCTACCCGTTGCGCGCCGCCACCGGAGGACCGGCCGGCTACCTGCGGGAGTACGGATCGGCGTTGTGGCACACGGCCCGGCTGGCCCGCAGGGTCGGCCCGGTCGACGTGGTCCACGCCTGCAACCCGCCCGACCTGCTGTTCCTGCCGGCGCTGTGGCTGAAGCGGCGCGGCGCGCGGTTCGTCTTCGACCAGCACGACCTGGTACCCGAGCTGTACCTCTCCCGGTTCGACCGCGGCGAGGATCTGCTCTACCGCGCCGTGTGCGCGCTGGAACGGCGGACCTACCGGGCCGCGGACGTCGTCCTCGCCACGAACGAGAGCTACCGGGACGTCGCGGTGCGCCGTGGCGGTCGGCGGCCGGAGGACGTTTTCGTGGTGCGCAGCGCGCCCCAGATCGACCGGTTCCAACCGGTGCCGCCCGAGCCGGAGTTGAAGCGTGGCAAGCCTCATCTGCTGTGCTACCTCGGCGTCATGGGCCCTCAGGACGGCGTCGACTACGCCTTGCGGGCCCTCGCGAAGCTGCGTGACGAGTGCGGGCGTACCGACTGGCATGCGGTGTTCGTCGGCTCCGGCGACGCCTTCGACGCGATGGTGGAGCTGTCCCGGCGGCTCGGGCTCTCCGAGCAGGTGCAGTTCACCGGGCGCATCCCGGACGCCGACCTGGTGCGCTACCTGTCCACCGCGGACGTGTGCCTTTCCCCCGACCCGCGCAATCCGCTCAACGACGTGTCGACCATGAACAAGGTCCTGGAGTACATGGCGATGGGCCGGCCGATCGTCTCGTTCGACCTGAAGGAGGCGCGCGTCTCCGCCGGTGACGCAGCCGTCTACGCGACCGCCAACGACGAGGCCGAATTCGCGGGGCTCATCGCGCTGCTCCTTGACGATCCGGAGAAGCGGGCCGAGATGGGCAAGATCGGCCAGGAGCGGATCAGCGGGCCGCTCTCCTGGCGCAACTCGCAGGCGTCGCTGCTCGCCGCCTACGCCGCTGCCTGCCGCGACCACGGTCCGGTGTCGGCGAGCGACGCGGTGAGCACAGGGAAGAGGCCGCGGCGTTGA